The DNA window GGTCAGGGCAGTAAGGGGATCGTCCGCTCGGCGGTGCCGCCCGACCAGTTGGTCGACCACGATCGGGTCGAACGCCGAGCCGCCCGACCCGACGCGGCGGATCGCGGAGGTGAACTCGGCCAGGTCGGACACCCGGTCCTTCAACAGGTAGCCGACGCCCTCGGCGCCGCCGTCGAGCAGCTCGACCGCGTAGCTGACCCGTACGTACTGCGACAGGACCAGCACCCCGGTCGACGGATGCCGCTGCCGCAGCAGCCGCGCGGCGCGCAGACCCTCGTCGGTGTTGGTCGGCGGCAGCCGGATGTCGACGATCGCCACGTCTGGTTGGTGTTTCGCCACCTGCTGCAGCAGCTCGTCGGCGTTGTCCACCGCCGCCGCGACCTCGAAGCCGGACTCGGTGAGCAGCCGGACCAGGCCCTCGCGCAACAGGATCGAGTCCTCGGCGATCACGACGCGCATGGCAGCTCCGCCACGATCTGCGTGCCCTGTCCGACCAAGCTCGTCACCCGCAGCACGCCGCCGATCGCCTCGACCCTGCCGGCCATCCCGGCGAGGCCGGTGCCGTTGGCGGGGTCGGCGCCGCCCACGCCGTCGTCGGAGACCGCGACGGTCAACGTACGCTCCGAGTGTGTGACGCTCACCTCGGCGGAGTTTGCCCTTG is part of the Tenggerimyces flavus genome and encodes:
- a CDS encoding response regulator transcription factor — its product is MRVVIAEDSILLREGLVRLLTESGFEVAAAVDNADELLQQVAKHQPDVAIVDIRLPPTNTDEGLRAARLLRQRHPSTGVLVLSQYVRVSYAVELLDGGAEGVGYLLKDRVSDLAEFTSAIRRVGSGGSAFDPIVVDQLVGRHRRADDPLTALTERERGILSLMAEGRTNRAIGERLTITERTVEKHCANIFAKLRLAAGPNDHRRVLAVLRYLNG